The genomic stretch TGAGAAATATGGAGACTAGGGGTGCTAATCTCAGATGATACCAACTGCAATAGGTGGCTAACAACTATGTCCTTGACTTTTGAGGTGTCCAGGTTCTTCTCTCTAGACACTTGAAGACTAATTTGGTCCACATTTGTCATGATGAGTTCTGATGCTAGAATCTGGGTAGGAGAACTGTCATGAAACCCAGTGTCCATAAAGTATTGCTTATATAACTCCACCACCTTCTGCTCCAGGTACTCATTGAGCACTGCATTTGAAATAGGCTTCTGCATTTGCAGGCTGGTTTTCTCTTTGATGCTGGTTATTCTCCAGTAGGATGAGTAGCGCTGGATAGGTTTGAGGGGAAATTCAGTGGGCTGAGTGGAAATGGAGTCCTCCATGGACAAAGGAATCTCAGATGACCTCAGCAAAGGACCATCTTCAAAACTACTCTCCGAGGGAAAATCTGCCATTACTGAATTAATGGCCATCACCTGTCCTCCTGCAATATGTAAGTCATTGTAATTTTTGCAAATACTTTTGCAAGAAGGTGGAACCAAATAGGTCTCCCTGATAGCATCTCTGCAAATGTCAACTGTGGCCGAGGTTGGACTTTCAAATACAGGGTTGAGGTTTGCCTGCAACACTGTTctgctctggcttctgctgtGTTGACTCCCTCTTGCACACACTGGTGAAATAAACTTGCCAGATGATTTGCAGCTCACATAAAGGCTTTGGACTTGCGCTTCATCCACAGAGGAATATGAAAGAGCAGCAACAGAACTTGTCTCCTTACCCTGTTCCCCAGCCACCAGTTCATTATAAGACGCACAATTCCAATGTATGTCATTCCAGTAGGCAAGTCCACTAAGATATCCTTCTGACAGCATTCTGAAAAGAGAAGTCAtgagaaacagggagagaaaagaacacaagaaaaaatttaaatggcaGTGGACATATCAAAATTGAAGggtgattcattcattcattcattcactgacaAGGCCATCACTAACTGTGTACCTATTGTATACCAGGCCTATGGTATATGTTGGAGATACAAAGATAAAAGGCTATACACCATCCTTCTCTTATGGAAGAAAATAAACTGGATATGAATAGTCTCAATATT from Cricetulus griseus strain 17A/GY chromosome X, alternate assembly CriGri-PICRH-1.0, whole genome shotgun sequence encodes the following:
- the Tasl gene encoding protein CXorf21 homolog, with amino-acid sequence MLSEGYLSGLAYWNDIHWNCASYNELVAGEQGKETSSVAALSYSSVDEAQVQSLYVSCKSSGKFISPVCARGSQHSRSQSRTVLQANLNPVFESPTSATVDICRDAIRETYLVPPSCKSICKNYNDLHIAGGQVMAINSVMADFPSESSFEDGPLLRSSEIPLSMEDSISTQPTEFPLKPIQRYSSYWRITSIKEKTSLQMQKPISNAVLNEYLEQKVVELYKQYFMDTGFHDSSPTQILASELIMTNVDQISLQVSREKNLDTSKVKDIVVSHLLQLVSSEISTPSLHISQYSDITP